One segment of Rhodopirellula baltica SH 1 DNA contains the following:
- a CDS encoding DUF1559 domain-containing protein — MQRTLRSRSGFTLVELLVVIAIIGVLVGLLLPAVQAAREAARRMSCSNNFKQIGLAIHNYHSAFNQIPTNGTGTKQATSMTDATNQSNRLFLSWLVPVLPYIEQQGLWEQISNPSTEVTRGQALPGSVNGAWPAMGPCPWQTTYVPWVTQIPAYRCPSDAGAAQGPGQLARANYACSVGDAVDRGNNGGINDYGYFGNQNNRDEDWAVTRARAAQRGFFWNRNKIQFRDVLDGLSNTIAAGEVVTSGGKREINADFVRNITTMLNPNETVLIPARCKEGAHIDPTRPQFYDPSANVSGSLSQAKHARWADARPYYTAFHTILAPNGANCVHDGGDGNHSGVISTAGSRHAGGAHVLIGDGAVKFITDSIDTGNLEASTVGRDSPALPPGSQSPYGVWGALGTRDVKEVVDFEL, encoded by the coding sequence ATGCAAAGAACTCTTCGTTCGCGGTCAGGTTTCACCCTGGTGGAACTGTTGGTCGTCATCGCCATCATTGGCGTCCTCGTCGGCCTCCTCTTGCCGGCTGTTCAAGCCGCTCGTGAGGCAGCACGCCGTATGTCGTGCAGCAATAATTTCAAGCAGATCGGGCTTGCGATTCACAACTACCACAGTGCTTTCAACCAGATCCCAACCAACGGGACGGGTACGAAGCAAGCAACCAGCATGACCGACGCTACCAATCAGAGTAACCGTTTGTTCTTGAGCTGGTTGGTTCCTGTCCTGCCGTATATCGAGCAGCAAGGTTTGTGGGAACAGATCTCGAACCCAAGCACGGAAGTCACACGTGGACAAGCCTTGCCCGGAAGTGTGAATGGTGCATGGCCTGCGATGGGACCGTGCCCATGGCAAACAACGTATGTCCCTTGGGTCACCCAGATCCCAGCATACCGTTGCCCCAGCGACGCGGGAGCAGCCCAAGGCCCCGGTCAACTCGCACGTGCTAACTACGCGTGTTCGGTTGGCGACGCTGTCGACCGTGGCAACAACGGTGGCATCAACGACTACGGCTACTTCGGTAACCAAAACAACCGAGATGAAGACTGGGCTGTGACTCGTGCTCGCGCGGCACAGCGTGGATTCTTCTGGAACCGTAACAAGATCCAGTTCCGAGACGTGCTGGACGGTCTGTCCAACACCATCGCTGCAGGCGAAGTGGTCACGTCCGGTGGCAAGCGAGAAATCAATGCTGACTTCGTTCGGAACATCACCACGATGTTGAATCCAAACGAAACCGTCTTGATCCCCGCTCGCTGCAAAGAAGGCGCGCACATCGATCCAACACGTCCGCAGTTCTATGACCCAAGTGCGAACGTCAGCGGAAGCTTGTCACAAGCCAAGCATGCTCGCTGGGCTGACGCACGTCCTTATTACACCGCGTTCCACACGATCTTGGCACCAAACGGCGCTAACTGTGTGCATGACGGTGGTGACGGAAACCACTCCGGCGTGATCTCGACTGCCGGCAGTCGTCACGCTGGTGGTGCTCACGTGCTGATCGGCGACGGTGCCGTGAAGTTCATCACGGACAGCATCGACACGGGCAACCTTGAAGCGAGCACGGTTGGCCGCGACAGCCCAGCCCTGCCGCCAGGTTCGCAGAGTCCATACGGAGTCTGGGGTGCACTCGGCACACGTGACGTCAAAGAAGTCGTTGACTTCGAACTCTAA